The nucleotide sequence GGAGACGATCCCCTGCTGTGCCCACCGGCTCAGGATACGGCTTGCGGTGTACAAGGTGGTGCCCGTGAGGCCCGCGAGGTCCTCCCGGCTGAGCGGGAGGTCG is from Armatimonadota bacterium and encodes:
- a CDS encoding helix-turn-helix domain-containing protein, encoding DLPLSREDLAGLTGTTLYTASRILSRWAQQGIVSAGRQRLVIRKPHALVEIAEDLSLTEGKESSRGEG